In one window of Halorubrum sp. BV1 DNA:
- a CDS encoding STAS domain-containing protein produces the protein MSAGSANVVRIYDILLGTFPNNPTDPVVDELQEAILAEMETSQPEGVILDVSNVQLMDSFFARHISETAQMIELMGGTTVIAGIRPEVAVTAAELGYRLDAVETARSTDHALEMLGVSWDPS, from the coding sequence ATGTCGGCTGGTAGCGCGAATGTCGTTCGAATCTACGATATCCTGTTGGGGACGTTTCCCAACAACCCGACTGACCCGGTGGTCGACGAGTTACAAGAGGCGATCTTGGCAGAAATGGAAACCAGCCAGCCTGAGGGCGTCATCCTCGACGTGTCCAACGTGCAACTGATGGATTCGTTTTTCGCCCGGCATATCTCGGAGACGGCTCAGATGATCGAACTCATGGGCGGGACGACAGTGATTGCCGGGATCCGCCCGGAAGTCGCTGTGACCGCTGCAGAACTCGGATACCGGTTGGATGCAGTTGAGACTGCCCGGTCGACCGATCATGCACTCGAAATGTTGGGAGTAAGTTGGGATCCCTCATGA
- a CDS encoding STAS domain-containing protein, whose protein sequence is MINSSDPGLLADAVNSLDDLFYVFTPGGEYVEWNARFTSVTGYDNNEIGDLNPADLVPEGERGDVRTAIKTITNDRTAVTLGTVLETKTGERLPYEFQWTPVEDEDESLKAIASIGRNITERNRQREIQESLADELAKRSVPIVEVWDGILLSTIIGKLDSAQAQDFTEKLLERISETEATVAIIDITGAEAVDTQTAQHLIDTIHAVKLMGGQTIITGLNPEISQTLVQLGIGFDVETQSSLQEGLKTALDIAGVSFD, encoded by the coding sequence ATGATCAATTCTTCGGATCCTGGGTTACTCGCAGACGCTGTCAATTCGCTTGATGACCTGTTCTACGTATTCACTCCCGGCGGCGAGTACGTGGAGTGGAACGCTCGATTCACAAGCGTCACAGGATACGACAACAACGAGATTGGGGACCTCAACCCCGCCGATCTCGTCCCCGAGGGAGAGCGCGGGGACGTGCGCACGGCTATAAAGACTATCACCAATGATCGGACGGCCGTCACGCTTGGGACTGTTCTCGAAACGAAGACGGGAGAGCGGCTCCCGTACGAGTTCCAGTGGACTCCCGTTGAAGACGAGGATGAAAGTCTCAAAGCGATCGCCAGTATCGGTCGGAACATCACCGAGCGCAATCGGCAACGAGAGATTCAAGAGTCGTTGGCCGATGAACTCGCCAAGCGATCAGTGCCAATCGTCGAGGTCTGGGACGGGATTTTGCTCTCGACGATCATCGGGAAACTCGACTCGGCACAGGCCCAAGATTTCACTGAGAAGCTCCTGGAACGGATTTCAGAAACGGAAGCCACTGTCGCGATCATCGATATTACCGGTGCGGAGGCGGTTGACACCCAGACCGCCCAACATCTTATCGATACGATCCACGCCGTCAAACTGATGGGCGGTCAGACAATCATCACGGGACTCAATCCAGAGATCTCCCAGACACTCGTGCAGCTCGGAATTGGATTCGACGTGGAAACACAATCGTCGCTTCAGGAAGGCCTCAAAACCGCGCTCGATATTGCGGGGGTATCGTTCGACTGA
- a CDS encoding ATP-binding protein, which produces MSRPDDLVVTTETDIDISESADATRAQHTVEQTAAEIGFEDDISSELGLVATELATNLDKHAGGGTLSIKTIAADSQTGIRLESEDSGPGIQDIEAAFTTGSSTAGSLGLGLSIVNQTMDELEVTTPEGPEAGTRLVADRWLIPEYETTKPNPASIGAASRAISTEQVNGDAFIAKTWNDKTLVGVIDGLGHGSRAHKAATTARSYVESHVERPLASIFRGADRACKGTRGVVMALAKFDWREHTLTFANIGNINVKLSGPEWTGLIVRRGVVGGNNPGASVVTREWDPGFTMVLYSDGISTRWDWDDIRDGGDDPAGAIANRLLKQYGKSEDDATALVVTDTND; this is translated from the coding sequence ATGAGCAGACCGGACGACCTCGTTGTTACTACTGAAACCGACATCGATATTTCCGAGTCAGCTGATGCCACCAGGGCACAACATACGGTAGAACAGACGGCAGCCGAGATAGGGTTTGAGGACGATATCAGCTCTGAACTCGGACTCGTTGCGACGGAACTGGCGACGAACCTAGATAAACACGCCGGGGGCGGAACACTTTCGATCAAAACAATTGCGGCAGATTCACAGACGGGAATTCGGCTTGAATCAGAAGATTCCGGCCCCGGGATCCAAGATATTGAAGCGGCATTCACGACGGGATCTTCGACCGCTGGCTCGCTCGGGCTCGGCCTCTCCATCGTGAATCAAACGATGGACGAACTCGAGGTCACGACCCCGGAAGGCCCCGAGGCTGGAACGCGACTGGTCGCAGATCGGTGGCTAATCCCGGAATATGAGACAACGAAGCCGAATCCCGCCTCAATTGGGGCTGCATCACGGGCCATCTCCACCGAGCAGGTCAACGGTGACGCCTTCATCGCCAAGACGTGGAATGACAAGACGCTGGTGGGCGTTATCGACGGCCTCGGGCATGGATCCCGGGCGCACAAAGCAGCGACCACAGCTCGTAGCTACGTCGAGTCACACGTCGAGCGGCCGCTTGCGTCAATCTTTCGCGGAGCTGACCGCGCGTGCAAGGGGACACGCGGCGTCGTGATGGCACTCGCGAAGTTCGACTGGAGGGAGCATACGCTCACCTTTGCCAACATAGGAAATATCAATGTGAAGTTGTCTGGCCCGGAATGGACGGGGCTGATCGTCCGACGGGGCGTCGTGGGGGGCAATAATCCAGGAGCATCTGTCGTCACCCGAGAGTGGGATCCAGGATTCACGATGGTGTTGTATTCTGATGGTATTTCGACGAGATGGGACTGGGACGACATACGAGATGGAGGGGACGACCCAGCTGGCGCGATAGCGAACCGGTTGCTCAAACAGTACGGCAAATCGGAGGATGACGCTACTGCACTCGTCGTCACCGATACCAATGACTGA
- a CDS encoding anti-sigma regulatory factor: protein MSEGSGRVEIQSETDVLQTRQQARDAAEQVGFDTTDITRIVTAVSELARNIHLYAGEGTMEWKHITDDDRTGLTVIFEDQGPGIDDPDAALEGEFSTSDGLGRGLSGTQTLMDDMEIDTEQGEGTTITITKWHS, encoded by the coding sequence ATGAGCGAGGGCTCCGGTCGAGTAGAGATCCAGTCCGAAACTGACGTGCTCCAGACCCGTCAACAAGCCCGAGACGCCGCTGAGCAAGTCGGGTTTGACACCACGGATATCACGCGGATCGTCACGGCTGTCTCGGAACTCGCCCGGAACATCCACCTTTACGCCGGTGAGGGAACGATGGAATGGAAGCATATCACCGACGACGATCGAACCGGTCTCACGGTCATCTTCGAGGATCAGGGGCCAGGCATCGACGATCCCGACGCAGCGCTTGAGGGGGAATTTTCGACGTCGGATGGGTTGGGCCGTGGGCTGTCCGGAACACAGACGCTCATGGACGACATGGAGATCGACACGGAACAAGGAGAGGGCACGACAATCACGATCACAAAGTGGCACTCATGA